From one Pirellulales bacterium genomic stretch:
- a CDS encoding sigma-70 family RNA polymerase sigma factor: protein MSTEISKKRSAGRLELLQRARRGDRQALDDLLGAFREYLARVAQTQLRQQIQGKADGSDLAQETLLEAHQHFAGFRGNSEAEFVAWLRTILAGLVANHMRRYLGTQRRNARLERPLEVEKPGEASDTLVRLIANGSTPSEQAMGHEAQRRLDAALQQLPEHYRQVIVLRRIEGRPFAEVAARMGRTVQGAEKLLARALARLQRVMEA from the coding sequence ATGAGCACGGAGATTTCAAAGAAGCGGTCCGCCGGTCGGCTCGAGCTGCTTCAACGCGCGCGGCGCGGCGACCGGCAGGCCTTGGACGATCTACTCGGCGCTTTCCGTGAGTATCTGGCGAGGGTCGCCCAAACTCAATTGCGGCAGCAGATTCAAGGCAAAGCCGACGGATCGGACCTAGCCCAGGAAACGCTCCTCGAGGCACATCAACATTTCGCCGGCTTCCGGGGGAACAGCGAAGCTGAATTCGTGGCCTGGCTGCGAACGATTTTGGCCGGACTGGTGGCAAATCACATGCGTCGCTATCTCGGCACGCAGCGTCGCAACGCCCGGCTCGAGCGACCGCTGGAAGTCGAGAAACCCGGCGAAGCGAGCGACACGCTCGTCCGCTTGATCGCGAATGGAAGCACGCCGAGCGAACAAGCCATGGGCCACGAGGCGCAAAGACGCCTGGATGCAGCCTTGCAGCAACTGCCGGAACATTATCGGCAAGTGATCGTCTTGCGACGCATCGAAGGACGGCCGTTCGCTGAGGTTGCGGCTCGCATGGGCCGAACCGTGCAAGGGGCGGAAAAGCTCTTGGCCCGCGCTTTGGCCCGCTTGCAGCGCGTCATGGAAGCGTAG
- a CDS encoding protein kinase — MTPSSSSPLTQPASTVDGAGDAPGRELPANPVLAATLDAMADQWSAGQRRPAEDWLAEHRELQAEPELAVRVVYEELCLREDFGEDVTSEEFYRRFPQWQSELAALFMCHQFLQPAPRLVVFPDAGESLGELRLLEELGSGARGRVFLATQRSLSDRPLVVKLTPRRGHEHLSLARLQHTNIVPLYLVQDFPEVGLRALCMPYLGGETWHEIAQELRNCPMGQRTGGQIVAELATVRRAADISTGEPAPALGYLASSTHVEAVCWIGACLADALHYAHQRGLAHLDIKPSNILMAADGQPMLLDFHLASEIERLHRKEITTIGGTPGYTSPEQAAAMQAVRRGLPISEQVDCRSDIYSLGVVLYEALRGQLPAAGAARSRAELRQANPGVSRGIADILHKCLAPAPSARYPNAGELAIDLRCHLANLPLRNVPNHSLAERWRKWRRRRPFALPSAAAALTAVTIVAVVGGLLYRDRVANAEASLLQSQRELTAKQFAPAIQHAAIARRGLRWFPWQANLSKQLEAQLTAARRAQAVDGLHQLVERLRFLDDEQMSDQALAEVLAGCQEIWRARDSFLATSAAPGSAAEGTFGEQLRRDLLDLAILSARIEARLAPAEKAAQARSTALQILSEARISCGESPVLEVEAGDYKVDAASANRRSKPVRPNDASNAAASLPSAASAWEHCGFGRWLMHHEAYTDAARQFTAAIDLQPSDFWPYFQLARCNFELGKFGAALQSATVCVALAPDRAECFYNRAICQQALGRDAETFADLERAIGRDPQFAPALLERGILLGRLKRFAEAQQDLNSALDHGAKPSEVHYQMARLSAAQNDRAGAMRWIVKSLAEGPPYPPAIEFERELQHAARR; from the coding sequence ATGACGCCTTCTTCGAGTTCTCCGCTTACCCAACCGGCTTCCACGGTCGACGGCGCCGGCGACGCTCCTGGCCGCGAATTGCCGGCGAACCCGGTCCTGGCTGCGACGCTCGACGCCATGGCCGACCAATGGAGCGCCGGGCAACGGCGGCCGGCCGAAGATTGGCTGGCCGAACATCGCGAACTGCAAGCTGAGCCCGAGCTTGCGGTGCGGGTTGTTTATGAAGAACTGTGCCTGCGAGAAGACTTCGGGGAAGACGTTACTTCCGAGGAGTTTTATCGACGGTTTCCGCAATGGCAGTCGGAATTGGCGGCGCTATTCATGTGCCACCAGTTTCTGCAGCCGGCTCCGAGGCTGGTCGTGTTTCCCGATGCCGGCGAGTCGCTCGGCGAATTGCGGCTGCTCGAGGAATTGGGAAGCGGCGCGCGAGGCCGGGTTTTCTTGGCGACGCAGCGTTCGCTTTCCGATCGGCCCTTGGTCGTGAAACTGACGCCGCGCCGCGGCCACGAGCACTTGTCGCTGGCCCGATTGCAGCACACCAATATCGTGCCGCTATACCTCGTGCAAGATTTTCCCGAGGTCGGCCTGCGCGCGCTGTGCATGCCGTATTTGGGAGGCGAAACCTGGCACGAGATCGCCCAAGAACTTCGAAATTGCCCGATGGGCCAACGCACGGGCGGGCAGATTGTCGCCGAACTCGCAACGGTGCGGCGCGCGGCAGACATTTCCACGGGCGAACCCGCGCCGGCGCTCGGCTATCTGGCGAGTTCGACGCATGTCGAGGCGGTGTGTTGGATCGGGGCCTGCTTGGCCGATGCCTTGCACTACGCCCATCAACGTGGGCTGGCGCATTTGGATATCAAGCCGTCGAACATTCTGATGGCGGCGGATGGCCAGCCGATGTTGCTCGATTTTCACCTTGCCAGCGAGATCGAACGATTGCATCGCAAGGAAATTACGACGATCGGCGGCACGCCCGGCTACACCTCTCCCGAACAGGCGGCTGCGATGCAGGCGGTGCGCCGCGGCCTGCCGATTTCCGAGCAGGTGGATTGCCGGTCGGATATTTATTCGCTCGGCGTCGTGCTGTATGAAGCGCTCCGCGGCCAGTTGCCGGCGGCGGGGGCGGCGCGATCGCGGGCCGAGCTTCGCCAAGCGAATCCCGGCGTGAGTCGTGGAATTGCGGATATTTTGCACAAATGTCTGGCGCCGGCCCCCTCGGCGCGCTATCCGAACGCGGGCGAATTGGCGATCGATTTGCGCTGCCATTTGGCGAATTTGCCCCTGCGAAACGTGCCCAACCACAGCCTTGCCGAGCGCTGGCGAAAGTGGCGGCGACGGCGGCCATTCGCATTGCCGTCGGCGGCGGCAGCCCTGACGGCAGTGACGATTGTCGCGGTTGTCGGCGGCTTGCTGTATCGAGACCGAGTGGCAAATGCCGAGGCATCGCTCCTCCAGTCGCAACGAGAGCTCACGGCCAAGCAGTTTGCTCCAGCGATCCAGCATGCGGCGATTGCGCGGCGCGGCTTGCGATGGTTTCCCTGGCAAGCGAATCTCAGCAAACAACTCGAAGCCCAACTCACCGCCGCGCGCCGCGCTCAAGCAGTCGACGGACTGCACCAACTCGTCGAGCGGCTGCGGTTCCTCGACGACGAGCAGATGAGCGATCAGGCGCTTGCAGAAGTCTTGGCCGGCTGCCAAGAAATTTGGCGGGCGAGAGACAGCTTTCTGGCGACCAGCGCCGCGCCAGGAAGTGCTGCTGAAGGAACCTTTGGGGAGCAATTGCGGCGCGATCTTTTGGATCTCGCAATTCTTTCGGCGAGAATCGAGGCTCGATTGGCGCCTGCGGAAAAGGCCGCCCAAGCACGTTCTACGGCATTGCAGATTCTGTCGGAAGCGCGGATTTCCTGCGGCGAGAGTCCGGTGCTGGAGGTCGAAGCCGGCGATTACAAAGTGGATGCAGCGTCCGCAAACCGCCGATCGAAACCGGTTCGCCCCAACGACGCATCCAACGCGGCCGCATCGCTGCCCAGTGCGGCCAGCGCATGGGAACATTGTGGCTTTGGGCGGTGGCTGATGCACCACGAGGCATACACGGATGCGGCACGCCAGTTCACCGCCGCGATCGACTTGCAGCCAAGCGACTTCTGGCCCTACTTTCAACTGGCGCGATGTAATTTCGAGCTCGGCAAGTTCGGTGCGGCGCTCCAGTCGGCTACGGTCTGCGTCGCCTTGGCACCCGACCGCGCCGAGTGCTTCTATAACCGCGCCATTTGTCAACAAGCCCTGGGCCGGGATGCGGAAACATTCGCCGATTTAGAGCGCGCAATCGGGCGCGATCCGCAATTCGCTCCCGCGCTGCTCGAGCGCGGCATTCTTCTGGGGCGGTTGAAGCGATTTGCCGAAGCCCAACAGGACTTGAATTCCGCGCTCGATCATGGCGCCAAGCCGAGCGAAGTGCACTATCAGATGGCCCGGCTGTCGGCAGCCCAAAACGATCGGGCCGGCGCGATGCGATGGATCGTGAAATCGTTGGCCGAAGGACCGCCGTACCCGCCGGCGATCGAATTCGAGCGAGAGCTGCAGCACGCCGCGCGTCGATGA
- a CDS encoding VOC family protein — protein MAKQAKNTICLWYNGDAEEAAQFYAKTFPDSSLDAVHRAPGDYPAGKKGEVLTVEFTVIGIPCLGLNGGPAFKHTEAFSFQVATADQAETDRYFNAIVDGGGQESACGWCKDKWGLSWQITPRILLRAITDPDPAAAKRAFDAMMTMNKIDIATIESALRG, from the coding sequence ATGGCCAAGCAAGCCAAGAACACGATTTGCCTTTGGTACAACGGCGATGCCGAAGAGGCGGCCCAGTTCTACGCCAAAACCTTTCCCGATTCATCGCTCGACGCGGTACACCGCGCGCCGGGCGACTATCCGGCAGGGAAGAAAGGGGAGGTGTTGACGGTCGAATTCACGGTGATCGGAATTCCCTGCCTCGGCCTCAACGGCGGACCGGCATTCAAGCACACCGAGGCATTTTCCTTCCAGGTCGCAACCGCCGACCAAGCCGAAACCGATCGCTACTTCAACGCGATCGTCGACGGCGGCGGCCAGGAGAGCGCGTGCGGCTGGTGCAAAGACAAATGGGGCCTCTCGTGGCAGATCACGCCGCGAATTCTGCTTCGAGCAATCACCGACCCCGATCCGGCCGCCGCCAAGCGCGCCTTCGACGCGATGATGACGATGAACAAGATCGACATCGCCACAATCGAATCCGCCCTCCGCGGCTGA
- a CDS encoding beta-ketoacyl-[acyl-carrier-protein] synthase family protein, producing MRKRVVITGAGCVTPLGTSVEELWSRLLRCESGVGYTTVFDARNFPTRISAEVRNWDISAIGEDPQRWKYRGRHCCFAAGAAHQAVNAAGIDSSAVEPDRFGVYLGCGEGQQDFKHFAEMMNESLSGGQFDLLHYTRAGIETLHPLGEIEQEPHMPAAHLATMFNAQGPNLSCLTACAASSQAVGEAAEIIRRGDADIMLSGGTHSMIHAFGVTGFNLLTALSTRNDEPTRASRPFDKDRNGFVLGEGAGMVVLEELGHAKSRGAPILGELLGYGATADAYRITDTHPEGRGAAGCMRLALADAQLGLEDIDYINAHGTSTDVNDKVETLAIKTVFGPQAYKIPVSSTKSMMGHLIAAAGATELIVCMLAIRDKVLPPTINYENRDPDCDLDYVPNEPREAKCRRAVNNSFGFGGQNIALVVGEYAG from the coding sequence ATGAGAAAACGTGTCGTCATTACCGGCGCGGGCTGCGTGACTCCGCTGGGCACGAGCGTCGAAGAATTGTGGAGCCGGCTGTTGCGCTGCGAGTCGGGCGTCGGGTATACGACCGTGTTCGATGCCCGCAATTTTCCCACCCGCATCTCCGCCGAGGTTCGCAATTGGGATATCAGCGCGATCGGCGAAGATCCGCAGCGCTGGAAATATCGCGGCCGCCACTGCTGTTTTGCCGCGGGCGCCGCCCATCAGGCCGTCAATGCGGCCGGAATCGATTCGAGCGCCGTCGAGCCCGATCGCTTCGGCGTTTATCTCGGCTGCGGTGAAGGCCAGCAAGATTTCAAGCACTTCGCCGAGATGATGAACGAATCGCTCTCGGGCGGACAGTTCGATTTGCTGCACTATACCCGCGCCGGTATCGAAACGCTGCACCCGCTCGGCGAGATCGAGCAAGAGCCCCACATGCCCGCGGCCCACCTCGCCACGATGTTCAACGCCCAAGGGCCGAACCTCAGTTGCCTCACCGCTTGCGCGGCCAGCAGCCAGGCGGTCGGCGAGGCGGCCGAAATCATCCGCCGCGGCGATGCCGACATCATGCTCTCCGGCGGCACGCATAGCATGATCCATGCCTTCGGCGTGACGGGCTTCAACCTGCTCACCGCCCTCAGCACTCGCAACGACGAGCCGACGCGAGCCTCCCGGCCATTCGACAAGGATCGCAATGGCTTCGTCTTGGGCGAAGGCGCCGGCATGGTCGTGTTGGAAGAACTCGGACACGCCAAATCGCGCGGCGCCCCGATCCTCGGCGAATTGCTCGGCTACGGCGCGACGGCCGACGCCTATCGCATCACCGACACACATCCGGAAGGCCGCGGCGCCGCCGGTTGCATGCGGCTCGCCCTAGCCGACGCCCAACTCGGCTTGGAGGATATCGACTATATCAATGCCCACGGCACCAGCACCGACGTCAACGACAAGGTGGAAACGCTCGCCATCAAGACGGTGTTTGGCCCGCAGGCCTACAAGATTCCAGTCTCGAGCACGAAGAGCATGATGGGCCATTTGATCGCCGCCGCCGGGGCCACGGAATTGATCGTGTGCATGTTGGCCATCCGCGACAAAGTGCTCCCGCCGACGATCAACTACGAAAATCGCGACCCCGATTGCGATCTCGACTACGTGCCCAACGAGCCCCGCGAAGCGAAGTGCCGCCGCGCGGTCAACAACAGTTTCGGCTTCGGCGGCCAGAATATCGCCCTAGTCGTCGGCGAATACGCCGGCTAA
- a CDS encoding 3-hydroxyacyl-ACP dehydratase FabZ family protein produces the protein MRWFWIDRYTEFEAGVQATAVKAVTLAEEHLHDHFPGAPVMPNSLILEGLAQTGGLLVAQQHDFERSVVLAKVSRAKFHFSAQPGDTLKYHAKIENLKQEGASVSLTSHVGDRLQAEADVFFAYVDDIDGGRQLFSRDAFVVWLRTLRLFEVAKLPDGRPLPPPVTAQTTPPGEPEIAGGKPDHAPNPPMAANFGNPTENGTSPTHGTSPAHGTSPAHGRATDHVRSPRVGEQR, from the coding sequence ATGCGTTGGTTTTGGATTGATCGTTACACCGAATTCGAAGCGGGCGTGCAGGCCACCGCGGTCAAGGCGGTGACGCTGGCCGAAGAACATCTGCACGACCACTTCCCCGGCGCGCCGGTCATGCCCAATTCGCTGATCCTCGAGGGTCTGGCACAAACCGGCGGCTTGCTGGTCGCTCAGCAGCACGATTTCGAGCGGAGCGTGGTGCTGGCCAAAGTGAGCCGGGCGAAGTTTCATTTTTCGGCCCAACCCGGCGATACGCTCAAATACCACGCCAAGATCGAAAACCTCAAGCAAGAGGGGGCCTCGGTCAGTCTCACAAGCCATGTCGGCGACCGGCTGCAGGCGGAAGCCGATGTCTTTTTCGCCTATGTCGACGATATCGACGGCGGCCGGCAACTGTTTTCCCGAGATGCGTTCGTCGTTTGGCTGCGCACGCTCCGGCTTTTCGAAGTGGCCAAGCTGCCCGATGGCCGGCCGCTGCCTCCGCCGGTCACGGCGCAAACAACGCCGCCCGGTGAACCTGAAATCGCGGGCGGCAAGCCGGATCACGCCCCGAATCCGCCGATGGCGGCTAATTTCGGCAATCCCACTGAAAATGGAACGTCGCCCACACACGGAACGTCGCCGGCACACGGAACGTCGCCGGCACACGGCCGTGCCACGGACCATGTCCGCTCACCAAGGGTTGGAGAGCAGCGATGA
- a CDS encoding acyl carrier protein, protein MPSHEEVFAKVRTALVDALGVDEDEVTPEATMVGDLGAESIDFLDIVFRLEKAFDIKIPRGELFPEDILNNAEYVHDGKVTADGVEQLKKRMPFADLSKFESNPVVQDFVLVLTVQDLVRYVEGKLNQQAKV, encoded by the coding sequence ATGCCGTCGCATGAAGAAGTCTTTGCCAAGGTGCGCACCGCGCTGGTCGATGCACTCGGAGTTGATGAAGACGAAGTGACGCCCGAGGCCACGATGGTTGGCGATCTCGGGGCCGAGTCGATCGATTTTCTCGACATCGTGTTTCGGCTGGAAAAAGCATTCGACATCAAGATTCCGCGTGGCGAGCTTTTTCCGGAAGACATTCTCAATAATGCCGAATACGTTCACGACGGCAAAGTGACCGCCGACGGGGTCGAGCAATTGAAAAAGCGGATGCCATTCGCCGATCTCAGCAAGTTCGAATCGAATCCGGTCGTGCAGGATTTCGTGCTCGTGCTCACGGTGCAAGACTTGGTCCGCTACGTCGAAGGCAAGCTCAACCAACAGGCCAAGGTGTAG
- a CDS encoding 3-hydroxyacyl-ACP dehydratase FabZ family protein, whose protein sequence is MRFTLIDRIDQLEPGASIRAVKSLSLAEEYLADHFPRFPVMPGVLMLEAMTQAGAWLIRASEDFAHSMVVLKEARNVKYSDFVSPGQTLCVTAEITGQDEVETKLKAQGTVDGQTKFTARLVLERYNLVERGLGAAETDGLVTRQMRALFALLHRPAAVEQSAKEAISPHGVQSAAASGSGRSEQ, encoded by the coding sequence ATGCGTTTCACACTGATCGACCGAATCGACCAACTTGAGCCCGGCGCCTCCATTCGCGCGGTGAAATCCCTGTCGCTGGCGGAAGAGTATTTGGCCGACCATTTTCCGCGGTTCCCGGTGATGCCGGGCGTATTGATGCTCGAGGCGATGACGCAGGCCGGGGCTTGGTTGATACGGGCGAGCGAAGATTTTGCGCATAGTATGGTGGTGCTTAAAGAAGCGCGAAACGTGAAATACAGCGATTTTGTCTCGCCGGGGCAAACGCTCTGCGTCACCGCCGAAATCACCGGCCAGGATGAGGTGGAAACCAAACTCAAGGCCCAAGGAACTGTCGACGGACAAACGAAATTTACTGCCCGCTTAGTGTTGGAGCGCTACAACTTGGTCGAGCGAGGCCTGGGAGCGGCGGAGACGGACGGGTTGGTGACGCGGCAGATGCGAGCCTTGTTCGCTTTGTTGCACCGCCCTGCTGCCGTCGAGCAATCGGCGAAGGAAGCCATTTCGCCGCACGGCGTACAATCCGCCGCGGCGAGCGGAAGCGGAAGATCGGAACAGTAA
- a CDS encoding Hsp20/alpha crystallin family protein, protein MLLRRSWHASPTNQLRNELDQFFVNFLGNPVAGGLDAFPPVNVWEEQDTLYVEAEVAGVAKDNLDITVVENELILKGQCAEPAAASDSKTYHRRERPVGSFTRVVALPFDVNADGVKASFNDGVLLVTLPKAEAAKPRKVKIHAS, encoded by the coding sequence ATGCTATTACGTCGTTCGTGGCATGCGTCGCCCACAAATCAGCTTCGCAATGAATTGGATCAGTTCTTCGTCAACTTCCTCGGCAATCCCGTTGCAGGTGGGCTCGACGCATTTCCGCCCGTCAACGTTTGGGAAGAGCAGGACACGCTGTATGTCGAAGCGGAAGTGGCCGGCGTGGCGAAAGACAATCTCGACATCACAGTGGTGGAAAACGAATTGATCCTCAAGGGCCAGTGTGCTGAACCGGCAGCGGCCAGCGACTCGAAGACCTATCATCGGCGAGAACGCCCGGTTGGCTCGTTTACGCGCGTCGTCGCGCTGCCGTTCGATGTCAACGCCGATGGCGTCAAAGCGTCGTTCAACGACGGTGTGCTGTTGGTGACGTTGCCGAAGGCCGAGGCTGCGAAGCCGCGGAAGGTGAAAATTCACGCGTCGTGA
- a CDS encoding Hsp20/alpha crystallin family protein, producing MATQTLQENGAQAAVGQQPQRGQYYRPNVDLVEKTDELLVIADLPGAKSDQIDIQFENGSLTIHAEVPQRRGENATYLLREFGVGDFYRTFRVSEQIDPARINAEYRDGVLFLHLPKAEAAKPRKITVNAASSNG from the coding sequence ATGGCAACCCAAACGCTTCAAGAAAATGGAGCCCAGGCCGCCGTTGGGCAACAGCCTCAACGCGGGCAATACTACCGCCCGAACGTCGACTTGGTCGAGAAGACGGACGAACTATTGGTGATCGCCGATCTGCCGGGCGCGAAGAGCGACCAGATCGACATCCAATTCGAAAACGGTTCGTTGACGATCCACGCTGAGGTGCCGCAGCGCCGGGGTGAAAACGCCACCTATTTGCTGCGCGAATTCGGCGTCGGCGATTTTTATCGCACGTTCCGCGTCAGCGAACAGATCGATCCGGCTCGGATCAACGCCGAATATCGCGATGGAGTGTTGTTTTTGCATCTGCCGAAGGCCGAAGCCGCCAAACCACGGAAAATCACCGTAAACGCGGCGAGCTCGAACGGCTGA
- a CDS encoding DUF433 domain-containing protein — protein sequence MSALSRITFDSLFQWPNRQNGWKGGKPCVRGMRVAVGAIAGLVASGATLDGILADHPYLEAEDISAALSYAAWRSEEIDVPRAQP from the coding sequence ATGTCCGCACTTAGCCGAATCACTTTCGACTCTCTATTTCAATGGCCAAATCGCCAGAATGGGTGGAAAGGTGGGAAGCCGTGCGTTCGCGGAATGCGGGTCGCGGTCGGCGCGATTGCCGGCCTCGTTGCGAGCGGCGCAACGCTCGATGGAATTCTGGCCGATCATCCATATCTCGAAGCCGAGGACATTTCCGCCGCGCTCTCGTATGCCGCGTGGCGGTCGGAGGAAATCGACGTGCCTCGCGCGCAGCCATGA
- the ptsP gene encoding phosphoenolpyruvate--protein phosphotransferase: protein MRKGIGVSPGVVVGTAYCINEIFVNPTTRRLEAEEVMPELANYERARDAAAADLHSLYTKVATQVGTLEASIFQAHEAILRDPSFTAKIRAWIVDQHQSATYALNQVLHEYTALFEKTEDAYIRERLADVRDVILRISGHLSEVLHPEIETLPEPLIVVADELLPSHVVLLGHRKFVGIATQAGGQTSHAALLARSHGIPAVSGLRGMLKFVKTGDTIIVDGREGQVIVNPGPEIESAYRKLQREFFDLKDQLAATRDHPAVTADGVEIELLANVNNLADAEAAAAMGASGIGLYRTEYLFLTHPDVPDEQEQLGVYKKIIAASPNHRVTIRTLDLGGDKTIPYLGHAREANPFMGWRSIRLSFEHPEFFATQIRAILRAAYGKKNDVRLMFPMITTLEEIRKVRKMVARAKQQLDRQKKRYGTVPIGLMVEVPAAAICIESLMDEVDFVSIGSNDLVQYLMAADRDNPRVSHLCQPLSPAVLRVLNNTIRSCIAAGKRCTLCGEMASAPRAFLLLFGMGLRSFSLSPAFVPSIKDLTSHLTQPRAEEILNRALKLKTTSDVSRYLGTEIAKIAPNLKLLDTA from the coding sequence ATGCGCAAGGGCATTGGAGTATCGCCGGGCGTCGTGGTGGGGACGGCTTATTGCATCAACGAAATCTTCGTGAATCCAACCACGCGGCGGTTGGAGGCCGAAGAAGTGATGCCCGAGTTGGCCAATTACGAACGTGCGCGCGATGCCGCCGCCGCCGATTTGCATTCGCTCTACACGAAAGTGGCCACACAGGTCGGCACGCTCGAGGCCTCGATCTTCCAGGCCCACGAGGCGATCCTCCGCGATCCGTCGTTCACCGCGAAAATCCGCGCTTGGATCGTCGATCAACATCAAAGCGCCACCTACGCGCTGAACCAGGTGCTGCACGAATACACCGCGCTTTTCGAGAAGACCGAAGACGCGTATATCCGCGAGCGCTTGGCCGACGTGCGCGACGTGATCCTCCGCATCAGCGGCCATCTTTCCGAGGTGCTGCACCCGGAAATCGAAACGCTCCCCGAGCCGCTGATCGTCGTGGCGGATGAATTGCTGCCGTCGCACGTGGTGCTGTTGGGCCATCGAAAATTCGTCGGCATCGCCACGCAGGCCGGCGGCCAAACCAGCCATGCCGCACTGCTCGCCCGCAGCCACGGCATTCCGGCGGTTTCCGGCTTGCGCGGCATGCTGAAATTCGTCAAGACGGGCGACACGATCATCGTCGACGGCCGCGAAGGACAAGTGATCGTCAACCCGGGCCCCGAAATCGAAAGCGCGTATCGCAAGCTGCAGCGAGAGTTCTTCGACCTGAAAGACCAATTGGCCGCCACCCGCGATCATCCGGCCGTTACCGCCGACGGCGTCGAGATCGAACTGCTCGCCAACGTCAACAATCTCGCCGACGCGGAAGCCGCCGCGGCGATGGGCGCCTCGGGCATCGGGCTCTATCGCACCGAGTATCTGTTCCTGACGCATCCCGACGTGCCCGACGAACAGGAGCAGCTCGGCGTTTACAAAAAAATCATCGCCGCCAGCCCAAACCACCGTGTCACGATCCGCACGCTCGATCTCGGCGGCGACAAAACGATCCCCTATTTGGGCCATGCGAGGGAAGCGAATCCGTTCATGGGCTGGCGGTCGATCCGCTTGTCGTTCGAGCACCCGGAGTTTTTCGCCACGCAAATCAGGGCCATCCTGCGGGCCGCATACGGCAAGAAAAACGACGTGCGGCTCATGTTCCCGATGATCACGACGCTCGAAGAAATCCGCAAAGTGCGCAAAATGGTCGCCCGAGCCAAGCAGCAACTCGATCGGCAAAAGAAGCGCTATGGGACCGTGCCGATCGGCTTGATGGTCGAAGTGCCGGCCGCGGCGATCTGCATCGAATCGCTGATGGACGAGGTGGATTTCGTTTCCATCGGCTCCAACGATCTCGTGCAATATCTGATGGCGGCCGATCGCGACAACCCGCGCGTCAGCCATCTATGCCAACCGCTGAGCCCAGCCGTTTTGCGGGTGCTGAACAACACCATCCGCTCATGCATCGCCGCGGGCAAACGCTGCACCCTCTGCGGCGAAATGGCCAGCGCCCCGCGCGCATTCCTGCTGCTGTTCGGCATGGGCTTGCGCAGCTTCAGTCTTAGCCCGGCTTTCGTTCCTTCGATCAAAGACCTGACCAGCCATCTAACGCAGCCCCGCGCAGAAGAAATTCTCAACCGCGCGCTGAAGCTCAAGACCACGAGCGACGTAAGCCGGTATCTGGGCACCGAAATCGCCAAAATCGCGCCCAATCTAAAGCTGCTCGATACCGCATAA